One stretch of Oncorhynchus clarkii lewisi isolate Uvic-CL-2024 chromosome 1, UVic_Ocla_1.0, whole genome shotgun sequence DNA includes these proteins:
- the LOC139413694 gene encoding albumin 1 isoform X2, protein MQWLSVCSLLVLLSVSARSQAQNQICTIFTEAKEDGFKSLILVGLAQNLPDSTLGDLVPLIAEALAMGVKCCSDTPPEDCDRDVADLFQSAVCSSETLVEKNHLKMCCEKTAAERTHCFLDHKAKIPRDLSLKAELPAADQCEDFKKDHQAFVGRFIFKFSKSNTMLQPHVILAIAKAYGEVLTSCCGEAEAQTCFDTKKATFQRAVGKRVTELRALCIVHKKYGDRVVKAKKLIQYSQKMPQASFQEMGGMVDKIVATVAPCCSGDMVTCMKERKALVDEVCADKSVLSRAAGLSACCKEDAVHRGSCVEAMKPDSKPDGLSEHYDVHADIAAVCQTFTKTPDVAMGKLVYEISVRHPESSQQVILRFAKEAEQALLQCCDKEDHAECVRTALAGSDIDKKITDETDYYKKMCAVETGMSNNAFEKSMMVHYTRIMPQASFDQLHIVSERVHDILHDCCKDEPGHFILPCAEEKLTDAIDATCEDYDPSSINPRIAHCCNQSYSMRRTCILAIQPDTEFMPPELDASNFHMGPELCTKDSKELLLSGKKLLYGVVRHKTTITEEQLKSISTKYHSMKEKCCAAEDQAACFTEEAPKLVSESAELVKA, encoded by the exons GATCCTTGTAGGGCTGGCTCAGAATCTTCCCGATAGTACGTTGGGTGACTTGGTGCCTCTCATCGCGGAGGCCTTAGCCATGGGCGTCAAATGCTGCTCAGACACTCCTCCAGAGGACTGCGACAGAGATGTG gcGGACCTGTTCCAAAGTGCGGTGTGTTCCTCTGAGACCCTGGTGGAGAAGAACCATCTGAAGATGTGCTGTGAGAAGACTGCCGCTGAGAGGACACACTGCTTCCTGGACCACAAGGCCAAG aTTCCTCGGGACCTGTCCCTCAAAGCTGAGCTGCCCGCTGCAGACCAGTGTGAAGACTTCAAGAAGGACCACCAGGCTTTTGTTGGGAG gttcATCTTCAAGTTCTCCAAGAGTAACACGATGCTACAACCACATGTGATCCTGGCTATCGCCAAAGCTTATGGAGAGGTTCTGACTAGCTGTTGTGGAGAGGCTGAGGCCCAGACTTGCTTCGACACCAAG aaAGCTACTTTCCAACGCGCCGTCGGGAAACGCGTGACTGAACTCAGGGCCCTGTGCATCGTCCACAAGAAATATGGAGACCGCGTTGTCAAGGCCAA GAAGCTGATCCAGTACAGTCAGAAGATGCCTCAGGCCTCTTTCCAGGAGATGGGAGGCATGGTAGACAAGATCGTAGCGACTGTTGCCCCCTGCTGCAGCGGAGACATGGTCACATGCATGAAGGAGAGG AAGGCCCTGGTGGATGAGGTGTGTGCTGATAAGAGTGTGTTGTCTCGCGCGGCGGGTCTGTCTGCATGCTGTAAGGAGGATGCAGTACACAGAGGGTCCTGTGTTGAGGCCATGAAGCCAGACTCTAAGCCAGACGGTCTGTCTGAGCACTACGACGTTCACGCTGACATAGCAGCAGTCTGCCAGACCTTTACCAAGACCCCGGATGTAGCCATGGGgaa GTTGGTGTATGAGATCTCAGTGCGTCACCCTGAGTCGTCTCAGCAGGTGATTCTGAGGTTCGCCAAGGAGGCTGAGCAGGCCTTGCTCCAGTGCTGTGACAAGGAGGACCATGCAGAGTGTGTCAGAACCGCC CTGGCAGGAAGTGATATTGATAAGAAGATCACTGATGAGACTGACTACTACAAGAAGATGTGTGCTGTTGAGACTGGCATGAGCAATAACGCCTTTGAGAAGAG TATGATGGTGCACTACACCAGGATAATGCCCCAGGCCTCCTTCGACCAGCTCCACATAGTGTCAGAGAGGGTGCATGATATCCTCCATGACTGCTGCAAGGACGAGCCAGGCCACTTCATCCTGCCTTGTGCAGAGGAGAAg CTGACCGACGCCATCGACGCCACATGTGAGGACTACGACCCCTCCAGCATTAACCCCCGCATCGCCCACTGCTGCAACCAGTCCTACTCCATGAGGAGAACCTGTATCCTGGCCATCCAGCCTGACACGGAGTTCATGCCCCCAGAGCTGGATGCCAGCAACTTCCACATGGGCCCTGAGCTCTGCACCAAGGACAGCAAGGAGCTGCTGCTCTCTGGGAAGAA ACTACTGTATGGTGTGGTCAGACATAAGACCACCATCACTGAGGAGCAGCTGAAGTCCATCTCTACTAAATATCACAGTATGAAGGAGAAGTGCTGTGCTGCTGAGGACCAAGCAGCATGCTTCACTGAGGAG
- the LOC139413694 gene encoding albumin 1 isoform X1, translating to MQWLSVCSLLVLLSVSARSQAQNQICTIFTEAKEDGFKSLILVGLAQNLPDSTLGDLVPLIAEALAMGVKCCSDTPPEDCDRDVADLFQSAVCSSETLVEKNHLKMCCEKTAAERTHCFLDHKAKIPRDLSLKAELPAADQCEDFKKDHQAFVGRFIFKFSKSNTMLQPHVILAIAKAYGEVLTSCCGEAEAQTCFDTKKATFQRAVGKRVTELRALCIVHKKYGDRVVKAKKLIQYSQKMPQASFQEMGGMVDKIVATVAPCCSGDMVTCMKERKALVDEVCADKSVLSRAAGLSACCKEDAVHRGSCVEAMKPDSKPDGLSEHYDVHADIAAVCQTFTKTPDVAMGKLVYEISVRHPESSQQVILRFAKEAEQALLQCCDKEDHAECVRTALAGSDIDKKITDETDYYKKMCAVETGMSNNAFEKSMMVHYTRIMPQASFDQLHIVSERVHDILHDCCKDEPGHFILPCAEEKLTDAIDATCEDYDPSSINPRIAHCCNQSYSMRRTCILAIQPDTEFMPPELDASNFHMGPELCTKDSKELLLSGKKLLYGVVRHKTTITEEQLKSISTKYHSMKEKCCAAEDQAACFTEEVNTHRSTLFKPFPLY from the exons GATCCTTGTAGGGCTGGCTCAGAATCTTCCCGATAGTACGTTGGGTGACTTGGTGCCTCTCATCGCGGAGGCCTTAGCCATGGGCGTCAAATGCTGCTCAGACACTCCTCCAGAGGACTGCGACAGAGATGTG gcGGACCTGTTCCAAAGTGCGGTGTGTTCCTCTGAGACCCTGGTGGAGAAGAACCATCTGAAGATGTGCTGTGAGAAGACTGCCGCTGAGAGGACACACTGCTTCCTGGACCACAAGGCCAAG aTTCCTCGGGACCTGTCCCTCAAAGCTGAGCTGCCCGCTGCAGACCAGTGTGAAGACTTCAAGAAGGACCACCAGGCTTTTGTTGGGAG gttcATCTTCAAGTTCTCCAAGAGTAACACGATGCTACAACCACATGTGATCCTGGCTATCGCCAAAGCTTATGGAGAGGTTCTGACTAGCTGTTGTGGAGAGGCTGAGGCCCAGACTTGCTTCGACACCAAG aaAGCTACTTTCCAACGCGCCGTCGGGAAACGCGTGACTGAACTCAGGGCCCTGTGCATCGTCCACAAGAAATATGGAGACCGCGTTGTCAAGGCCAA GAAGCTGATCCAGTACAGTCAGAAGATGCCTCAGGCCTCTTTCCAGGAGATGGGAGGCATGGTAGACAAGATCGTAGCGACTGTTGCCCCCTGCTGCAGCGGAGACATGGTCACATGCATGAAGGAGAGG AAGGCCCTGGTGGATGAGGTGTGTGCTGATAAGAGTGTGTTGTCTCGCGCGGCGGGTCTGTCTGCATGCTGTAAGGAGGATGCAGTACACAGAGGGTCCTGTGTTGAGGCCATGAAGCCAGACTCTAAGCCAGACGGTCTGTCTGAGCACTACGACGTTCACGCTGACATAGCAGCAGTCTGCCAGACCTTTACCAAGACCCCGGATGTAGCCATGGGgaa GTTGGTGTATGAGATCTCAGTGCGTCACCCTGAGTCGTCTCAGCAGGTGATTCTGAGGTTCGCCAAGGAGGCTGAGCAGGCCTTGCTCCAGTGCTGTGACAAGGAGGACCATGCAGAGTGTGTCAGAACCGCC CTGGCAGGAAGTGATATTGATAAGAAGATCACTGATGAGACTGACTACTACAAGAAGATGTGTGCTGTTGAGACTGGCATGAGCAATAACGCCTTTGAGAAGAG TATGATGGTGCACTACACCAGGATAATGCCCCAGGCCTCCTTCGACCAGCTCCACATAGTGTCAGAGAGGGTGCATGATATCCTCCATGACTGCTGCAAGGACGAGCCAGGCCACTTCATCCTGCCTTGTGCAGAGGAGAAg CTGACCGACGCCATCGACGCCACATGTGAGGACTACGACCCCTCCAGCATTAACCCCCGCATCGCCCACTGCTGCAACCAGTCCTACTCCATGAGGAGAACCTGTATCCTGGCCATCCAGCCTGACACGGAGTTCATGCCCCCAGAGCTGGATGCCAGCAACTTCCACATGGGCCCTGAGCTCTGCACCAAGGACAGCAAGGAGCTGCTGCTCTCTGGGAAGAA ACTACTGTATGGTGTGGTCAGACATAAGACCACCATCACTGAGGAGCAGCTGAAGTCCATCTCTACTAAATATCACAGTATGAAGGAGAAGTGCTGTGCTGCTGAGGACCAAGCAGCATGCTTCACTGAGGAGGTAAACACTCACCGCTCCACACTGTTCAAACCCTTTCCTCTTTATTGA